A genomic segment from Chitinophagaceae bacterium encodes:
- a CDS encoding rhomboid family intramembrane serine protease — protein sequence MNFSEYPITILLIAANVIISLIGFNNAAFADKAIMHPYLVKRENQYYRFISSGFLHADFLHLIFNMFTLFFFGMAVEFYFTKYILGGSTSYLLLYFIGLVVSDIPSYIKHKDDYQYRSLGASGAVSAVVFAAIIFNPWNSIYIYGAIKISAAVYALLYIAYCIYMSKRNADNINHDAHLWGSLFGLAFTIILISSLQPGLIGPILEELKHVSLFGR from the coding sequence ATGAATTTTTCCGAATATCCTATCACTATTTTACTCATAGCCGCCAACGTTATTATATCACTGATTGGGTTTAATAATGCCGCCTTTGCCGACAAGGCAATAATGCACCCATACCTGGTAAAGAGAGAAAACCAATATTACCGTTTCATCAGTTCCGGTTTTTTACATGCCGATTTCCTGCACTTGATTTTCAATATGTTTACCCTTTTCTTTTTTGGCATGGCTGTAGAATTTTATTTTACCAAATATATACTGGGTGGCAGCACTTCTTACCTTTTACTTTATTTTATAGGGCTGGTAGTTTCCGATATACCAAGCTACATCAAACATAAAGATGATTATCAATACCGCTCTTTAGGCGCATCTGGCGCTGTTTCTGCCGTAGTATTTGCAGCCATCATTTTTAATCCCTGGAACAGTATTTATATTTATGGCGCCATTAAAATTTCTGCGGCAGTGTATGCTTTGCTCTATATTGCTTATTGTATTTATATGAGCAAACGCAATGCAGATAATATTAACCATGATGCACACCTTTGGGGCTCTTTGTTTGGGCTTGCATTTACTATAATATTAATTTCCAGTTTGCAACCGGGTTTAATAGGGCCTATTTTAGAAGAGTTAAAACATGTAAGTTTATTTGGCAGGTAA
- a CDS encoding TonB-dependent receptor, translating to MKLAAIFLLIGTLQVNADPLMGQTINMHLKNTEVKKALKTIERDGYYRFAYNATLEGLKQKKDISFNNAGIEEAMKLLLNGTNMTYKLVANNLVLVLPAYSNENTTQLVTGRVTDENGQPVGNVSVTEKGTTNGTSTDANGNYTINAAPNATLVFSSIGYETQSVAVNNRNVVDVSLNPAVKKIDEVIVVGYGSQRKIDVTGSVTQIKGNEISKQASSNVLSALQGKVAGVQITNSGAPGSAPQINIRGVGTVYGNTNPLFVVDGVWYDDISFINASDIESMSVLKDASSESIYGIRAANGVILVTTKKGRQNAKAVANYNGFVGTQVVTNQINMVNGPQYAQLINELDVLNGSAGRYTNPTAFGTTDWYHQILRTAMVTNHQVSITGGGDKSNYNVSLGYYHQDGLVKTNNYDRYTVHVSNDIHLSKAIKFGVNTTASLSKSKDMPGGIFYELFNAAPIVPVYYADGAYGDAGDYNIATANQKNPQASVDFFDQNTKTWKLNGNIYGDLKFLKYFTFHSSIGGDFSQAETNNYTHYTKYNSVPVAYRNDFTALNRNRGENRNWIIENTLTYDRKFGDHSFKILAGQGAQEYKFYGLNAYRRGVPDFNGGQYFALGSDTMTVSDAGSINRVASYFGRINYAFADKYMVTASLRADGSSKFSNNWGYFPSIGLGWVISNEKFMESQQIFNNLKLRGSWGKIGNMSVPANLSVLTASQTGQLVYVGGDGTTGIGASINSVVTPKTDWELGEGIDIGLEASMLDNRLYAEIDWYSRKTKNAIFDIPVLGSVGTSSGTIIGNQANFLNKGIELVVSWKDDINKDWHYTVSANAGFNKNKVSSVSTGGNPIYQYLGTSVISRTMAGQPIGQFYGRQVVGIFQSAADIANYKNSGGTVIQPGAKPGDFKFKDVNDDGAIDDKDRVILGNPNPRMIYGINTTVGYKNFDLTLDFQGVSGIEIYNGNFALRFGGENYTKDYYDNRWHGEGTSNTYPSVATSGNSSVTSSFYVENGSYFRVRNAQLGYTFSGLKRTGISKLRMYVNAQNPFTWFHYRGFTPEVPASSPSRSGIDQQVHPLYATYNFGVNLTF from the coding sequence ATGAAGCTTGCTGCAATTTTTCTCCTCATCGGCACTTTACAGGTAAATGCTGATCCACTAATGGGACAAACCATTAACATGCATCTGAAAAATACCGAAGTAAAAAAAGCGCTCAAAACTATTGAGCGTGATGGTTACTATCGCTTTGCTTACAATGCCACATTGGAAGGATTGAAGCAAAAAAAAGACATCAGTTTTAACAACGCTGGTATTGAAGAAGCCATGAAATTGCTCCTAAATGGCACAAACATGACGTATAAACTGGTAGCCAACAACCTGGTATTGGTGCTACCGGCCTACAGTAATGAAAATACGACACAATTAGTAACCGGAAGAGTTACCGATGAAAATGGGCAGCCCGTGGGCAATGTAAGTGTAACCGAAAAAGGAACAACCAACGGCACCAGCACCGATGCAAACGGCAACTATACCATCAATGCTGCACCCAATGCCACACTGGTTTTTAGCAGCATTGGTTACGAAACGCAAAGCGTAGCCGTTAACAACCGCAATGTTGTTGATGTAAGCTTAAACCCTGCAGTTAAAAAAATTGATGAAGTAATTGTGGTAGGTTATGGCTCACAAAGAAAAATAGATGTTACCGGATCGGTTACACAAATAAAAGGCAATGAAATTTCCAAACAGGCCTCATCCAATGTACTAAGTGCATTGCAAGGAAAAGTTGCCGGTGTGCAAATAACCAATTCTGGTGCGCCTGGCTCTGCTCCTCAAATTAATATAAGAGGTGTAGGAACCGTGTATGGTAATACCAACCCACTTTTTGTAGTTGATGGTGTTTGGTACGATGATATTAGTTTTATTAATGCCAGCGATATTGAGAGTATGAGTGTTTTAAAAGATGCCTCATCCGAATCTATTTATGGTATAAGGGCAGCAAATGGCGTAATTTTGGTTACCACAAAAAAAGGCCGGCAAAATGCCAAAGCTGTTGCCAACTATAATGGGTTTGTGGGCACTCAGGTTGTTACCAATCAAATAAACATGGTAAACGGTCCGCAATATGCTCAACTCATAAATGAGCTGGATGTACTTAACGGAAGCGCAGGCAGGTATACCAACCCTACTGCATTTGGCACAACAGACTGGTACCACCAAATTCTTAGAACGGCAATGGTTACCAACCACCAGGTTTCTATCACAGGTGGAGGAGATAAATCGAACTATAATGTTTCCCTGGGTTATTACCACCAGGATGGTTTGGTAAAAACCAATAACTACGACAGGTACACGGTACATGTTTCCAACGATATACATTTATCTAAAGCAATAAAATTTGGCGTAAACACTACTGCATCTTTAAGCAAATCTAAGGATATGCCGGGTGGTATTTTTTACGAACTGTTTAATGCAGCTCCAATAGTACCGGTTTACTATGCCGATGGCGCTTATGGCGACGCCGGCGATTATAATATTGCTACTGCCAATCAAAAAAACCCGCAGGCATCCGTTGACTTTTTTGATCAAAACACCAAAACCTGGAAATTGAACGGAAATATTTACGGCGATTTAAAATTCCTAAAATATTTTACCTTTCACAGTAGTATTGGCGGCGATTTCTCGCAGGCAGAAACCAATAATTATACACACTATACTAAATACAATTCGGTTCCGGTTGCCTACAGGAACGATTTTACCGCCTTAAACCGCAACCGTGGCGAAAACCGCAACTGGATTATTGAAAACACTTTGACTTACGATAGGAAATTTGGAGACCATTCTTTTAAAATACTTGCTGGCCAGGGCGCACAAGAATATAAATTTTATGGATTGAATGCCTACAGAAGAGGCGTACCCGATTTTAACGGCGGACAATATTTTGCCTTAGGCAGCGATACCATGACGGTTTCCGATGCAGGATCTATCAACCGGGTTGCCTCATATTTTGGAAGAATTAATTATGCATTTGCCGATAAATATATGGTAACCGCATCATTAAGGGCAGATGGTTCATCAAAGTTCAGCAACAACTGGGGTTATTTTCCTTCTATTGGCCTGGGCTGGGTCATTAGCAATGAAAAATTTATGGAAAGTCAGCAAATTTTTAACAATCTTAAGTTAAGAGGAAGCTGGGGAAAAATAGGTAACATGAGTGTACCGGCAAACCTCTCCGTACTTACGGCTTCGCAAACAGGCCAACTGGTATATGTAGGCGGAGATGGTACCACAGGTATTGGCGCCAGCATCAACTCTGTAGTAACGCCAAAAACAGATTGGGAACTGGGCGAAGGAATTGACATTGGCCTTGAAGCCTCAATGCTCGACAACAGGTTGTATGCAGAAATTGACTGGTACAGCCGCAAAACAAAAAATGCAATTTTTGATATCCCTGTATTAGGCTCTGTAGGTACAAGCAGTGGAACTATAATTGGCAACCAGGCCAACTTTTTAAACAAAGGTATTGAGCTGGTTGTTTCCTGGAAAGATGATATTAATAAAGACTGGCATTACACCGTAAGTGCAAATGCCGGCTTTAATAAAAACAAAGTTTCTTCAGTAAGCACCGGAGGAAACCCCATTTATCAATACCTGGGTACAAGCGTAATTTCCCGTACCATGGCAGGCCAGCCTATAGGGCAGTTTTATGGCAGGCAGGTAGTGGGTATTTTTCAATCGGCGGCAGATATTGCCAATTATAAAAACAGCGGCGGCACCGTAATACAGCCCGGCGCTAAACCAGGCGATTTTAAATTTAAAGATGTAAACGACGATGGTGCCATTGATGATAAAGACAGGGTAATATTGGGCAACCCCAATCCTAGGATGATTTATGGTATTAACACTACTGTTGGTTACAAAAACTTCGATCTCACACTTGATTTTCAAGGAGTATCGGGCATAGAAATTTACAATGGCAATTTTGCATTGCGCTTTGGAGGTGAAAATTATACCAAAGATTACTACGATAACCGCTGGCATGGAGAAGGTACTTCCAATACTTATCCTTCTGTTGCCACATCGGGCAATAGCAGCGTTACCAGCTCATTTTATGTAGAAAACGGAAGCTACTTCAGGGTAAGAAACGCACAATTAGGTTATACCTTTTCCGGCTTAAAACGTACAGGAATTTCAAAATTAAGGATGTATGTAAATGCACAAAATCCTTTTACCTGGTTCCATTACAGGGGCTTTACACCGGAGGTTCCGGCAAGTTCACCTTCAAGGTCGGGTATTGACCAGCAGGTGCATCCTTTATATGCTACCTATAATTTTGGCGTAAACCTTACTTTTTAA
- a CDS encoding RagB/SusD family nutrient uptake outer membrane protein, whose protein sequence is MKILNKKLGVTASYLSILLSASLLITGCKKDFLDVPPQAQQPVTQFWQTQEDATAAVNAMYANTRSWTFSAFATMAIESLGSDDASTGTEPSDGSYGFMNEFDTYTVTSSNDRVNDFWVGMYQQINYCNQVLDNIPNINMDDALRARYLLEAKFLRAYSYFRLVRAFGDVPLRLHVPVSGSEYNIPRTPKAEVWAAIQTDLTEAAAGLPASYTGANIGRATKGAALALLAKISIYQSKWTEAKNYSEQVMGMGYSLYTNYEKMFRLEGENCAESIYEIQCAYLPSIPGASNSQYCQIQQARGPFDGNGWGFNTPTQNLADAYEANDPRKFGSILFRGLTSAEGDLIPLTATNPMYNYKSYIPFASYTTTGGSEQNIRVIRLADVLLINAEANNELGNTANALASLELVRKRARDFAIANGAPANTLPAITSTSQSDIRTAIYHERRVELGMDFDSRYFDVIRQGRASTVFGPLGWQANKNEVWPIPQKEIDLSAGMLLQNPGYN, encoded by the coding sequence ATGAAAATATTAAACAAAAAATTAGGGGTAACGGCTTCTTATTTATCTATCCTGTTATCTGCATCGCTTTTAATAACAGGTTGTAAAAAAGATTTTTTAGATGTTCCCCCGCAGGCTCAGCAACCGGTAACACAGTTTTGGCAAACCCAGGAAGATGCAACAGCAGCCGTTAATGCCATGTATGCCAATACCCGTAGCTGGACGTTTTCAGCATTTGCTACTATGGCCATAGAAAGTTTAGGTTCCGATGATGCCTCAACAGGCACCGAACCATCCGATGGTTCCTATGGTTTTATGAATGAGTTTGACACTTATACCGTTACATCATCCAACGATAGGGTGAATGATTTTTGGGTAGGCATGTACCAGCAAATAAATTATTGCAACCAGGTATTGGATAATATCCCCAATATTAATATGGATGATGCACTTAGGGCTCGTTATTTACTGGAAGCAAAATTTTTAAGAGCTTATTCTTATTTTAGGTTGGTTAGAGCCTTTGGCGATGTTCCACTAAGGCTGCATGTACCGGTAAGTGGAAGCGAATACAACATTCCCCGTACACCAAAGGCAGAAGTATGGGCAGCCATACAAACCGACCTTACCGAAGCTGCCGCAGGTTTACCGGCATCTTATACCGGTGCAAATATTGGCCGTGCCACAAAAGGCGCTGCTCTTGCACTTTTAGCTAAAATATCTATTTACCAAAGCAAATGGACCGAAGCTAAAAATTACAGCGAGCAGGTAATGGGCATGGGCTATAGCCTTTATACCAACTACGAAAAAATGTTTAGGCTCGAAGGTGAAAATTGCGCCGAATCTATTTATGAAATTCAATGCGCTTACTTGCCCAGTATTCCGGGAGCATCTAACAGCCAATATTGCCAAATACAGCAGGCAAGAGGGCCTTTTGATGGTAATGGATGGGGCTTTAACACACCCACCCAAAACCTTGCCGATGCTTATGAAGCCAACGACCCAAGAAAATTTGGCTCCATACTTTTTCGTGGACTTACCTCTGCCGAAGGCGATTTAATTCCCCTTACTGCTACTAACCCTATGTATAATTACAAATCCTATATACCCTTTGCCTCTTATACCACTACTGGTGGAAGCGAACAAAACATAAGGGTTATCCGTTTAGCAGATGTGTTATTAATAAATGCAGAAGCCAATAACGAATTAGGCAATACTGCAAATGCATTGGCATCACTGGAGCTGGTACGTAAAAGAGCAAGGGATTTTGCAATAGCCAATGGCGCACCTGCCAATACTTTGCCAGCCATAACTTCTACCAGCCAATCAGATATTCGCACCGCTATTTATCATGAAAGAAGGGTGGAACTGGGTATGGATTTCGACAGCCGATATTTTGACGTTATTCGCCAGGGAAGGGCAAGCACCGTATTTGGACCATTGGGCTGGCAGGCCAACAAAAATGAAGTGTGGCCAATACCGCAAAAAGAAATTGATTTAAGTGCCGGCATGTTGCTACAAAATCCCGGATATAATTAA
- a CDS encoding LamG domain-containing protein: protein MKNKLWIQKALLPALAVCGLLFSSCYKEFDPKTYQPVFSINGYSSSSEIGAGHLVGYWAFEGHYKDSVSGAEATGINTSFSSGFVGKAMQGGANAYAICDLPAGIKTVSSFTIDFWINTPQNTSGIITPITISKDDDFWGSLDMFYENGSTANSATFKVHVKAQSEVWFTNPVLANPWNAWQNIALTYDAATSIFSVYQGGGLVASTTSAGLGNLVFQNTATKLIFGTEQFNCSPSIGTAGGPQGWADYLRGKIDEVRFYDKVLSATELQSLIVLQGKGK from the coding sequence ATGAAAAATAAATTATGGATACAAAAGGCGCTTCTTCCTGCCCTGGCAGTTTGTGGCCTTCTTTTTTCGTCATGCTATAAAGAATTTGATCCCAAAACTTACCAACCTGTTTTTTCCATAAACGGTTATTCCTCTTCATCCGAAATTGGCGCCGGCCATTTAGTGGGTTACTGGGCTTTTGAAGGCCATTATAAAGACAGTGTTTCCGGCGCAGAAGCTACTGGCATAAATACCAGCTTTTCTTCGGGCTTTGTAGGTAAGGCCATGCAAGGCGGCGCCAATGCTTATGCCATTTGCGATTTACCGGCTGGTATAAAAACCGTAAGCAGCTTTACCATTGATTTTTGGATCAACACACCCCAAAACACCAGTGGAATTATTACCCCAATTACCATTTCTAAAGATGATGATTTTTGGGGCTCGCTGGATATGTTTTATGAAAATGGAAGTACGGCAAACAGTGCCACTTTTAAAGTACATGTAAAAGCCCAAAGCGAAGTATGGTTTACCAATCCCGTACTGGCCAACCCCTGGAATGCATGGCAAAATATTGCCCTTACTTACGATGCAGCTACATCTATATTTTCCGTGTACCAGGGAGGCGGGCTTGTAGCCAGCACTACATCTGCAGGCCTGGGCAACCTGGTATTTCAAAACACTGCAACAAAACTTATTTTTGGCACCGAGCAATTTAACTGTTCCCCAAGTATAGGCACCGCAGGCGGGCCACAAGGTTGGGCAGATTATTTAAGGGGGAAAATAGATGAAGTGAGGTTTTACGATAAAGTTTTAAGCGCAACCGAACTTCAATCTTTAATTGTTTTGCAGGGTAAGGGCAAATAA
- a CDS encoding 23S rRNA (pseudouridine(1915)-N(3))-methyltransferase RlmH: MKLYFWSIGKPNESYVKEGIDLFTKRLNHYFAAEWKIIPSPKNASGLAPDDVKIKEEEIILNFLEKDDFLILLDERGKLLNNDGLAKLIQQRANESTKTCIFLIGGAFGVGKKIQQRANLTWSLSPLVFPHQLVRLVLAEQVYRACTILKNEKYHH, from the coding sequence ATGAAATTATATTTTTGGAGTATAGGAAAACCTAATGAAAGCTATGTAAAAGAAGGCATAGACCTGTTCACCAAAAGGTTGAATCATTATTTTGCTGCAGAGTGGAAAATTATCCCTTCGCCCAAAAATGCATCGGGTCTTGCACCGGATGATGTAAAAATAAAGGAAGAAGAAATTATTTTAAATTTTCTGGAGAAGGATGATTTCCTGATTCTTTTGGATGAAAGGGGTAAACTGCTCAATAACGACGGATTGGCTAAACTCATACAACAAAGAGCCAATGAAAGTACAAAAACATGTATTTTTTTAATTGGCGGAGCTTTTGGTGTAGGTAAAAAAATACAACAAAGGGCAAACCTTACCTGGAGCCTCTCTCCTTTGGTTTTTCCGCACCAATTGGTAAGGTTGGTACTTGCAGAACAGGTTTACAGGGCATGTACCATCCTAAAAAATGAAAAATACCATCATTAG